A genomic stretch from Candidatus Methanomethylicota archaeon includes:
- a CDS encoding type II toxin-antitoxin system CcdA family antitoxin produces MEYITVSAKVKRDLYEKIKKYKIPISSVIRKALEDEIRRREEEEMREKLAQAQIILKKISPEELVEAVRASREGR; encoded by the coding sequence GTGGAGTACATAACTGTATCTGCAAAAGTTAAAAGAGATCTTTATGAAAAAATAAAGAAGTACAAAATTCCAATTAGTAGTGTTATTAGGAAAGCTTTAGAGGATGAGATTAGGAGGAGGGAGGAGGAAGAGATGAGGGAAAAGCTTGCTCAAGCTCAAATTATCCTCAAAAAGATCTCTCCGGAAGAACTGGTTGAAGCTGTGAGAGCAAGTCGTGAAGGGAGATGA